CCATAAAAAATCACATAGAGCTGAACCAAGAGAGGTGTTCCACGGATAATCCAGATGTAAAAACGAGCCAGTTGCTTGAGAACGGGAAGGTTGGCTACCTGTACCAAGGCCGTTCCAATAGCCAAGAGCAAGCCAAAGGCAAAAGACAGGATTGTCAGTGGAATGGTCACCAACAATCCTGGAACAAGTATCTGCGAAAATGAGTCAATCACTAATTGCCATACTCTATCTGTCATAGTTTCTCCTGCTTACTTGGCTTTCGATACGTCTTCGCCAAAGTATTTATTTGAAATTTCAGCTAGTTTACCTTCGCTTGCCAATTCAGCCAAGGCCGCATCAATTTCTTTTACTAGGTCTTCATTTCCTTTAACCACTGGGAAGGCTGTTGTAGAAACATCGTCTGTCAAAGCCACCAGTTTAATCGGTGCATCTGCGTGTTGCTTGAGGTAATCCAAATATACCAAGTTGTCATTGATGGTCACATCCACACGGTTTGTATTCAACAATTCAACCGCTTGTGAAAATCCATCTACACCGACAACTTCCGCACCGTTTTCACGAGCCAAATCTGCCCAGTTACTTGTTAAGCTGTTGGCTGATTTTTTGCCTGCCAAGTCAGCAAAACCTGTAATCTCCGTATTATCTTTCTGGGTTACTAAAGCTCCATAAATGTAGGTATATGGTGTTGAGAAATCGTATTTCTCTTTTCGCTCGTCTGTCACACCAACCTGGTTGGCAATAGTATCAAAACGTGCTGCGTCCAAACCAGCAATCATGGAATCCCACTTGGTTTCAACAAACTCAACCTTAACGCCCAATTTCTCAGCAACTGCTTCAGCCACTTCTACATCGTAACCGACCAATTTTCCACTCTCATCGTGGTAAGAGTAAGGAGCATAGGCACCTTCCGTACCGATTTGAATGACACCTTCTTCTTTGATTTGTGCCAAGAGAGTTTGGTCTGTGCTGCTGGATGAGCTAGTTGATGTTGAAGAACTGCAGGCTGCTAAAGTAAAAGCTGCTAGGGCTGTTGTTGCAAATAAAGCTAATTTTTTCATGAATTGTACACTCTTTCTTTTTCAGATTGTACTATCATATCACGAAAGAATCTTATGAGCCAATATATAATTTCTATCAGGGGTATAAATATTTTAAATGGAGCCTCTGCACTTAGAAAAGGCCTATTTCTAGACCTTTGCATTTTTCAGTTTGTCCTGCCAACTTATTCGTCCAAGCATTCCTCGGAGCGAAATAAGGCCTATCCCTAGACCCCAGCTGGAGGGTAAATATAGCTTACAGTTCCTTCGCTAGTGGTTGTTGGATCAAAGAAGCCACGTACATTGCTTGGGTAGTAGGCTCCGCCATAGTTTGATTCCATTACTTGAATAGTGCCATCGGCCGCTACATCGGTAACATAGGCAACGTGACCATAGCCACCGTCTGTCCAGACAGCGATTGCGCCAACCTTAGGAGTGGTTCCTACTTCATAACCAAGAGCTGCGGCACTGGCTGCCCAGTCACCACCATTTCCCCAATAGTTGCCAACCCAAGGCGCCATTTCTTTGGCACCCCATGTACATTGACCAGCAGGATAGGTATTGGCTGTGTATTCTACAGCAACCTCTGATACCATATTCGTAGCAAGGGCTGCTTGGGCTGCGGCTTCCGCAGCTGCTTTTTCTGCCGCAGCCTTTTCAGCTGCAGCTTTAGCCTCTGCTTCTTTTTTCAACTGCTCTTCCTGCTCAACCTGAACCGTTAGGACTGATAGACTAGGACTATCTGTCAATTCTGTGTCCGCCTTAACAGCTTCTTGTCCCAAAGCTAGCATTCCTCCCAAGATAGCAGTAGCAAGGGCAACTTTCATTGTTTTGTGAAGTTTGTGTTTATTCATACCTATTCAAATCCTTTCAAATTACTTCTGTATATATCCTAACCAACTTATCTTGCACAAGACTTAAAGAAATGTAACAAGTATGACAGCTGTTTTGCAGGTAGTTAACATTTGACTTTCAGCATGCTATAATAGAAATAAATGTCAGGAGTTTGTTTATGAAAGATATTGTGTTAATTCACGGAACCTGGTGTGATGGCTCCGTCTGGGGAGATTTCGCTCGCAAATTAGAAAAAATGGGCTTGCGGGTTCACACTCCTAGCCTACGCTTCCACGACTTGCCCTATGATGAGGTCATGGAAAAAGTTGGTGCGGTTAGCCTGACAGACTATGCCGATGACTTGGTGACCTTGGTTGAAAGTTTGGAAGAGCCACCTTTACTCTTGGGACATTCTCTGGGCTGTTTACTCGCTCAAATGGTTGCTGAACGCACACAGGTGGCTGGCATGATTCTCATGGGCCCTGCTCCGACAGCAGATATCTTCGCTTTCTACCCTACCATGATTCGTTGCTTCATCCGCCATTTCTTACGCTGGGGATTTTGGAAAAAGCCAATGCCACCTTACAAGGATGAGTTCTTCCGCTACTGCTTAAATGTTCAAGACCCTGCCCTCAAAGAAGATATTTTCAAGACCTTGGTACCTGAGTCTGGCAAGGTCTATACCCAGATGGCCTTTCCTTTCTTTGATAAAAGCAGAGCAGGTTATGTCGATTTCAGCAAGATTACAGGACCTATCCTGGTCGTCACAGGAAGTGAAGACAAGATGACCGTTTCTGCCATTGCTAGAAAAACAGCTAAAAACTACAAGGACTCCGTTCTGGTTTCTCTAACAGGGGCAGACCATATGTACGAATCTGGCAAGTTCCAAGACAAAACCCTATCTGTTATTCACGCTTGGTTGAGCGAGAAAGATTATCTATAGACAGCCAAAAACGACCTCCAAGACGGAAGTCGTTTTCTTATTATTTACATTTATTTCACTACAATATTAACCAATTTAGTTGGCTCCAACAGTTCAGTGAACTGTTGGAGGTTGGAAATAGACAAACAAACGAGGCAATCGTTATTTGGTAACGATATTGACAAGTTTGGTTGGCTTCAACAGTCTGAGAATAGACTGTTGAAGGTAGGAAATGAGCAAATAAATTGGTTATTTCACAACAATATTAACTAATTTGTTCGGAACACTAATCACCTTCACCACTGTTTGCCCAGCGATTTCAGCTTGGACTTTTTCGTCTGCAAGGGCAACTTTTTCAAGCTCTGCTGGTGCTAGGTCTTTGGCTACGGTCAAGCGGGCTTTTACTTTACCCTTGATTTGGACAACGATTTCCACTTCGCTTTCTACTAGCTTGCTTTCATCATAGACTGGCCATGCGACATAGCTGATTGACTGGCCTGTTGCTACCAGACCCTGCCAAAGTTCTTCTGCCAAGTGTGGCGCAAATGGGGCAATCAATTGAACAAAGCCTTTGGCGTATTCGACGTAAAGCTTATCTTCTTTGTTGGCTGCGTTGACAAAAATCATGAGCTGGGCGATAGCCGTGTTGAATTTCAAGTCTTCAATATGCTCAGTCACCGTCTTCACAGTTTCATTGTAAACTTTATCAAGCGCTCCGCTATTCTCCGAAGAAATTTCCTTCGTTGTAATTAGGCGGTAAACGCGGTCAAGGAACTTACGGCTACCTTCGAGGCCTTCTTCTGACCAAGCGATTGATGCATCAAGTGGGCCCATGAACATCTCGTAAACACGGAGGGTGTCCGCACCGAATTGCTCGACCACATCATCTGGGTTAACCACGTTTTTAAGAGACTTAGACATCTTAGCAGGTGCCTGCTCCAACTCCTCACCAGTTTCGATGTGGAAGAAGGAACCGTCACGTTTTTCAACTTTATCTGTCGCTACAAGGGCACCACGGCTGTCGCGGTAGCTAGTCCCCAAAATCATACCCTGGTTAAAGAGTTTTTGGAATGGCTCTTTGGTCGGCACAACGCCAAGGTCATAGAGGAACTTGTGCCAGAAGCGTGCGTAGAGCAGGTGAAGGACTGCGTGCTCGGCACCACCGATGTAGATATCCACCGGCAACCAAGCTTTGAGAAGCTCCTCATCTGCCAATTTCTCATCGTTGTGTGGGTCGATGTAGCGGAGGTAGTACCAGCTAGAGCCCGCCCATTGTGGCATGGTGTTGGTCTCACGGCGACCTTTGACACCGTCTTCACGCACCACTTCCAACCAGTCTGCCAGGTTAGCAAGCGGCGATTCCCCTGTACCTGAAGGCTTGATGTCTGAGGTTTTTGGCAATACCAGAGGTAACTCATTTTCTGGGACTGCTGTGGAAGTGCCGTCTTCCCAGTGGATGATTGGAATTGGCTCCCCCCAATAACGCTGGCGGCTGAAGAGCCAGTCGCGGAGGCGGTAAGAAATTTTCTCCTGACCGACACCATTTTCTTCCAACCAAGCCACCATTTTGGCAATGGCATCTTCCTTGTTAAGACCATCTAGGAAATCTGAGTTGATATGTGCTCCATCTTCTGTGTAAGGAGCTTCTTCTACATTGCCACCTTCCAGAACTGGAATGATGTCCAAACCAAACTGTTTGGCAAATTCCCAGTCACGCTCATCGTGGGCAGGAACGGCCATGATAGCACCTGTTCCATAGCTTGCCAACACATAGTCCGCAATCCAAATTGGAATTTCTTTACCGTTGACAGGGTTGATGGCATAAGCACCCGTCCAAACACCTGTCTTGTCTTTTGCCAGATCTGTACGGGCTAGGTCTGATTTGAGAGAGGCTTGGCGTTTGTATTCTGCCACAGCTCCCGCTTGCTCAGGCGATGTAATGCTATCTACCAAGTCATGCTCAGGAGCAAGGACTGCGTAGGTCGCACCAAAAAGAGTATCTGGACGGGTAGTAAATACTGTGAAGTCCTTGTCTGTGTCCTTGATTTTGAAAGTCACATTGGCACCGGTTGACTTGCCAATCCAGTTGCGTTGCATGTCTTTGATAGACTCTGGCCAATCAACTTCTTCTAGGTCATTAAGCAAACGCTCTGCATAGGCCGTGATTTTCAGCATCCATTGACGCATTGGCTTGCGGACAACTGGGTAGCCACCACGTTCAGACGTTCCGTCAGGAAGGACCTCTTCGTTGGCGATAGCTGTTCCCAATTCCTCTACCCAGTTAACAGGCACTTCTGCCTCATAGGCTAGGCCTTTTTCATACAACTTGGTGAAAATCCACTGGGTCCACTTGTAGTAATTCGGGTCGGTCGTATTGACCTCACGGTCCCAGTCGTAAGAAAAGCCAAGGGCGTTAATCTGACGTTTGAAGTTGGCAATGTTTTCTGCTGTAAAGTCAGCTGGGTCATTGCCCGTATCCATAGCGTATTGCTCTGCTGGCAGACCAAAGGCATCCCACCCCATTGGGTGAAGAACGTTGTAGCCTTGGGCACGCTTGTAACGGCTGAGAATGTCCGTCGCTGTATAGCCCTCAGGGTGACCAACGTGCAAGCCCGCACCAGACGGATAAGGGAACATATCTAGGGCATAAAAGTTTGGCTTTTCTGCATCTGTTCCCGTCTTAAAAGTATGATTTTTTGCCCAAAATTCCTGCCATTTGGGCTCGATTTCCTTGTGATTGTAGAAGCTCATATCTTTTCTCCAATAAAATTGATTATTTTCTTATTATATCACGAAATCAGGAAAGAAAAAAGCAGGATTGTAAACCCTGCTAAAAATAGCTTTTTCATGTTTATTGAGTATTATTCCCCCAAAATTGAATCCACAATAACTTCAAAATCTGTCCGTTCATCACGCGCCTTGATGCCAGCCTTGACATCAAGAACATAGTCCGTGATGATGCCGTCAACTTCTGAGTTGACAAAACGCTGAATGGATTCTTCTGTATTGACTGTCCAAACGATGACTTTCTTGCCTTGGGCTTTCAGGTCTGCTACCTTTTCTGGACTAGCCTCTGCCTCTTCCATAATCAGATAATCGCCCTGCAGGTCTTCTGTCTGACCAATTGAGAAATAATAGAGGTAGCCAGACACCATCTCAGGATAGGTTTCTTCGATATAGGTAATCAGCTTGTAGTCCAAAGACAGCAGAGCCACTTCCTTTTCAACACCATAGGCCTTGACCATGGCAACAATGTCATCCACCATTTGCTTGTCGGCTGTTTTACCTTTCAGTTCGATAAAGAGGCCAATCTTACCCTTGCTGGCTTCGATCACTTCCTCAATCGTAGGAACTGGCTGGGCTGGACGACTACTGTCAAAAGCATCCGCAACTTGCAAGTCCTGGATTTCAGCCAGAGTCATCTCACTAGAACTACGGCTGTCACCAGCAACACGCTTGAAATCACCGTCATGGTTGAGGACATAGTGACCGTCTTTGGTCCGTTGAATATCAATCTCAGACCAAGCCACCCCTTCCTCCGCTGCCGCTAAAATACCTGCAATCGTATTTTCAGCACCCAAGTCACCACCACCACGGTGAGCGACTAAGGCAATCTCACGATTCACACGGAAAATCGTGTCAAAATGCTGCACCAACAAGTAAGCAAAGCCAAAATTTCCTGCCAAGATGAGCAGAATCAAGCTGGTCACCAAAAACTTGGTACGCAGGCGAATGGTCGGCAAGATGTCCTCCCGCCACTTACTGGCCTTGGTCGAAAGTGTGACCGCAGGCGTCCGTCCCTCAGCCTCTTCGTAGTCATAAAAGGCATCCGTCACTCGATAAATCATCATCGGCGGAAAGAGGAAGGTCAGAAAGCTGACAATATCCACGACTACAAGGAGGATAAACAAGAGATACAAACGACTTTGATTTGTCTGCTCTGCCTGACTGACCAAAACAAAGACAAGCAGGGCTATCAAGGCAACAAAGAGAGGTAAAAAGTAGACAAGGCCATTTTTCACAAAAATCCCGACAAGTCGCTTGATGAGCGCTCGATCGTATTTCTTTGTCAGGTCAAGAGAGGAGCGAATAGCTGAACCAATCGTTTTCCCACCAATGAGAACATAGTGGAAGGTGAATATCAGTCGATAGCTCAGATAGGTCAATATCAGGAGAACTCCTATATAAAGCGATAGATAAAGAGGGTTGGCATAAATCACCGAAGTGATAAAGTTGGGAATCTGGAACTGGCGCATAGGGCCAATGGTGACACCCAAGCCCAAAAGCGGGAAAATCAAGGACACATAGACCATGAGCAAGAGTCCAGCTGGACTAAAGAGGGACTTGAGGGAGGTCAAGCCCAGCCAGAGCATGTGCCGGGCGGTCATTTCAATCTTTTCTTCCTTTATAAGAGCACTGGTCAAGATAAAGGTGTTGATATCTAGACCAATCAAAATCACCATCATGACCACGGTCGCCAAAAGAAAGCCAATCCCTTGGAAACTCAAGAGAAAGGACACATAGTCCCCACTGGAAATCCCTGTCCGCCCTGATAAGGCTAAAAAAGTATCAATGGCAAAGGAATACAAGGGATAAATAACTAGAGCCAGTAGCCCCTTACTAAGCAGTTGGTATTTGGTAAAGAGCCAGACAATCCGACCACGAAAGGCCCAGCTGGTTGAAACTTTCTTTCCTGTTTTCATATCTCCTCCGAAAAGTTTTTTTGTTATTGTACCATAATTAATATTCTGGAACAATGTTGACTAGAGAGGGCTATTCCCACAAGAAAAAAGGCTGGGAAATCCCAACCTTTATCTGTTTTACCAAATAATCACGCGGTCTTCTTTTGCTCGCCACATGCCGTCGCCTTCTTGAACGCCAAAGGTTTCATGGAATTCATCGAAGTTTGGCAGCTGGATGTTGGTGCGTAGGTGACCTGGTG
The nucleotide sequence above comes from Streptococcus sp. 29887. Encoded proteins:
- a CDS encoding alpha/beta fold hydrolase, translating into MKDIVLIHGTWCDGSVWGDFARKLEKMGLRVHTPSLRFHDLPYDEVMEKVGAVSLTDYADDLVTLVESLEEPPLLLGHSLGCLLAQMVAERTQVAGMILMGPAPTADIFAFYPTMIRCFIRHFLRWGFWKKPMPPYKDEFFRYCLNVQDPALKEDIFKTLVPESGKVYTQMAFPFFDKSRAGYVDFSKITGPILVVTGSEDKMTVSAIARKTAKNYKDSVLVSLTGADHMYESGKFQDKTLSVIHAWLSEKDYL
- a CDS encoding glycerophosphodiester phosphodiesterase family protein, which encodes MKTGKKVSTSWAFRGRIVWLFTKYQLLSKGLLALVIYPLYSFAIDTFLALSGRTGISSGDYVSFLLSFQGIGFLLATVVMMVILIGLDINTFILTSALIKEEKIEMTARHMLWLGLTSLKSLFSPAGLLLMVYVSLIFPLLGLGVTIGPMRQFQIPNFITSVIYANPLYLSLYIGVLLILTYLSYRLIFTFHYVLIGGKTIGSAIRSSLDLTKKYDRALIKRLVGIFVKNGLVYFLPLFVALIALLVFVLVSQAEQTNQSRLYLLFILLVVVDIVSFLTFLFPPMMIYRVTDAFYDYEEAEGRTPAVTLSTKASKWREDILPTIRLRTKFLVTSLILLILAGNFGFAYLLVQHFDTIFRVNREIALVAHRGGGDLGAENTIAGILAAAEEGVAWSEIDIQRTKDGHYVLNHDGDFKRVAGDSRSSSEMTLAEIQDLQVADAFDSSRPAQPVPTIEEVIEASKGKIGLFIELKGKTADKQMVDDIVAMVKAYGVEKEVALLSLDYKLITYIEETYPEMVSGYLYYFSIGQTEDLQGDYLIMEEAEASPEKVADLKAQGKKVIVWTVNTEESIQRFVNSEVDGIITDYVLDVKAGIKARDERTDFEVIVDSILGE
- a CDS encoding CHAP domain-containing protein — encoded protein: MNKHKLHKTMKVALATAILGGMLALGQEAVKADTELTDSPSLSVLTVQVEQEEQLKKEAEAKAAAEKAAAEKAAAEAAAQAALATNMVSEVAVEYTANTYPAGQCTWGAKEMAPWVGNYWGNGGDWAASAAALGYEVGTTPKVGAIAVWTDGGYGHVAYVTDVAADGTIQVMESNYGGAYYPSNVRGFFDPTTTSEGTVSYIYPPAGV
- the leuS gene encoding leucine--tRNA ligase yields the protein MSFYNHKEIEPKWQEFWAKNHTFKTGTDAEKPNFYALDMFPYPSGAGLHVGHPEGYTATDILSRYKRAQGYNVLHPMGWDAFGLPAEQYAMDTGNDPADFTAENIANFKRQINALGFSYDWDREVNTTDPNYYKWTQWIFTKLYEKGLAYEAEVPVNWVEELGTAIANEEVLPDGTSERGGYPVVRKPMRQWMLKITAYAERLLNDLEEVDWPESIKDMQRNWIGKSTGANVTFKIKDTDKDFTVFTTRPDTLFGATYAVLAPEHDLVDSITSPEQAGAVAEYKRQASLKSDLARTDLAKDKTGVWTGAYAINPVNGKEIPIWIADYVLASYGTGAIMAVPAHDERDWEFAKQFGLDIIPVLEGGNVEEAPYTEDGAHINSDFLDGLNKEDAIAKMVAWLEENGVGQEKISYRLRDWLFSRQRYWGEPIPIIHWEDGTSTAVPENELPLVLPKTSDIKPSGTGESPLANLADWLEVVREDGVKGRRETNTMPQWAGSSWYYLRYIDPHNDEKLADEELLKAWLPVDIYIGGAEHAVLHLLYARFWHKFLYDLGVVPTKEPFQKLFNQGMILGTSYRDSRGALVATDKVEKRDGSFFHIETGEELEQAPAKMSKSLKNVVNPDDVVEQFGADTLRVYEMFMGPLDASIAWSEEGLEGSRKFLDRVYRLITTKEISSENSGALDKVYNETVKTVTEHIEDLKFNTAIAQLMIFVNAANKEDKLYVEYAKGFVQLIAPFAPHLAEELWQGLVATGQSISYVAWPVYDESKLVESEVEIVVQIKGKVKARLTVAKDLAPAELEKVALADEKVQAEIAGQTVVKVISVPNKLVNIVVK
- a CDS encoding amino acid ABC transporter substrate-binding protein, whose translation is MKKLALFATTALAAFTLAACSSSTSTSSSSSTDQTLLAQIKEEGVIQIGTEGAYAPYSYHDESGKLVGYDVEVAEAVAEKLGVKVEFVETKWDSMIAGLDAARFDTIANQVGVTDERKEKYDFSTPYTYIYGALVTQKDNTEITGFADLAGKKSANSLTSNWADLARENGAEVVGVDGFSQAVELLNTNRVDVTINDNLVYLDYLKQHADAPIKLVALTDDVSTTAFPVVKGNEDLVKEIDAALAELASEGKLAEISNKYFGEDVSKAK